The genomic DNA AAGAAGAAGTATCTGAAGGAAAATGTATCTCCGGTAAAGGAGATGCAAAATACATTGCTTTAATGGCTAAAACATACTAAGTGATTAAAATGGATAATATCTACGCAATAATTCCAGTTAGCAAATTCAAAAATGCAAAAACCAGGCTTTCCCCATTCTTATCCGAAGAAGAAAGGGAAAAACTCTTAAAAGTAATGCTTCAGGATGTAACTGACACTTTAAAAAAGCATGTAGATAAAATATTCATTATTAGTAGAGATGAAGATGTTCTAAAATATGCTGAAAGCTTAAAATTAGACACCATCTTAGAAAATGAAGACTCAAACTTAAACAAAGCATTGAAACAAGCCATGAAAGAATGCAAAGGAAAAACAAGAAAAGTAATCATTGTTCCTTCTGACATTCCTTTAATTGGAAAAACAAATGTTTCAATGCTGATTGAAGCTTCAAAAAGCTTAGATTTCATTATTGTTCCATCAAAAGGTGGTGGGACCAATATGATTATCATGAAACCTATGGCAATCCACACAAAATTTGAAGGATTCAGCTATAAAGAACATGTAAGTGCTGCTGAGAGGAAAAAATTAAACCCACAAGTTCATGATTCATTCTTTATGGCATTGGATGTAAACACTGCCCAAGATTTAGGTGAAATCATGATTCACGGAGAGCATACTCATACTAGAAAATACTTGAAGGAACTTAAAGTTAAAGTAGAACCTTTCCGTGGAAGTGAACGTTTAAAAGTAACAAGAGGCTAGTAAATGATAGTAATGTCTATTGCGGGCGTTGATCCGTCAGCAGGTGCAGGTGTCTATGCAGATTTAAAAACATTTCAGGCAATTGGTGTTTACGGAACTGGAATCGTTACAGCACTCACAGCACAAAACCCATATAAATTCTTCTCAACATCACCTGTTTCACCAGAATATATTGAAGAGCAAATAGATTCTGTTATGGATTCATATGAAGTTGAATACATCAAAACAGGAATGCTATACTCCCCGGAAATTATTGAATTGGTTTCAAAAAAGATCAAGGAATATAATTTAAAAGCTGTAGTTGATCCAGTAATGGTTGCAACATCAGGGGGTGACCTCACCAAAGAGGACATTGCTGATGCATTCAACAAATATTTGCTTCCCCATTCAATACTTACTACACCAAATATTGCCGAAGCTGAAAAATTAACCAATATGGAACTAAAAACAAAAGAAGATGCAATTGAAGCTTCAAAAAAGATTGTCTGCAATAATATTATTACTGGCGGTCATTTAGACGGATTAAACACTATTACTATTGACGGTGAACTTACAACCATAAAACAAGAGTTAATTGAAACAGACAATTTACATGGTACTGGATGTAATTTATCTTCCGCAATTGTTGCATATCTTGCAAAAAACAATAATCTTCACACATCCATCACAAAAGCATTGGATTATGTGTATGAAGGCATAAAAAATGGGAATTATGGTACATTAATAGCTAAAATATAATTTCCTAAAACTTATTTTTTTAAAAATTAAAATAAAAAAAGTAAAAGAATAATTAAATTATTCTTCCATATTTAATTGACTGACAATAGATTCTTGAAGAGCAATGAATTCTTGAGATTCTCTTTTTCTTGGCCTTTCCAAATCTACTTCAACAATATTTGCAATTCTACCCGGATTTTTGTCTAATATAACAATTTTATCCGCCAAATAGACTGCTTCATCAACATCGTGAGTTACAAAAACAATGGTACTGTTGAATCTTTTCCAAACACCAATAAGCTGTTCTTGAAGGCTATGTCTATTTTGCATATCCAATGCAGAAAATGGCTCATCCATAAGTAAGATGGGTGAATGATTAAGCAAAGATCTAATAATTGCAACCCTTTGTTTCATACCACCAGAAAGTTCATGTGGATAGCTATCTTTAAAGTCAATTAAACCAA from Methanobrevibacter sp. includes the following:
- the cofC gene encoding 2-phospho-L-lactate guanylyltransferase, translating into MDNIYAIIPVSKFKNAKTRLSPFLSEEEREKLLKVMLQDVTDTLKKHVDKIFIISRDEDVLKYAESLKLDTILENEDSNLNKALKQAMKECKGKTRKVIIVPSDIPLIGKTNVSMLIEASKSLDFIIVPSKGGGTNMIIMKPMAIHTKFEGFSYKEHVSAAERKKLNPQVHDSFFMALDVNTAQDLGEIMIHGEHTHTRKYLKELKVKVEPFRGSERLKVTRG
- the thiD gene encoding bifunctional hydroxymethylpyrimidine kinase/phosphomethylpyrimidine kinase, giving the protein MIVMSIAGVDPSAGAGVYADLKTFQAIGVYGTGIVTALTAQNPYKFFSTSPVSPEYIEEQIDSVMDSYEVEYIKTGMLYSPEIIELVSKKIKEYNLKAVVDPVMVATSGGDLTKEDIADAFNKYLLPHSILTTPNIAEAEKLTNMELKTKEDAIEASKKIVCNNIITGGHLDGLNTITIDGELTTIKQELIETDNLHGTGCNLSSAIVAYLAKNNNLHTSITKALDYVYEGIKNGNYGTLIAKI
- a CDS encoding ABC transporter ATP-binding protein gives rise to the protein MSIEVKNIYKKFETKKSEKLSVLEDIDLSIEDGELVCLLGPSGCGKTTLLRLIAGLDTPSSGEIVANGDVVKKPSGDRAVIFQQYSLFPWLTVLENVTFGLEMTKAGSKEENVAAAERYLASVGLIDFKDSYPHELSGGMKQRVAIIRSLLNHSPILLMDEPFSALDMQNRHSLQEQLIGVWKRFNSTIVFVTHDVDEAVYLADKIVILDKNPGRIANIVEVDLERPRKRESQEFIALQESIVSQLNMEE